Genomic DNA from Lactuca sativa cultivar Salinas chromosome 8, Lsat_Salinas_v11, whole genome shotgun sequence:
GTATCTAGAATTGGGGAAGAAGCTCAGAATTTCATATTTAGTCCCTGCTGTTTCAAAGAAACGACACTTTTTACCCATAAACTTAAATCTTTCCAAAATTTGGAGATTTTTTTTGGGGGATTTCATCTTTGTCCAACAAACATCGCCTCATGGACTTCATCTTCCTTCAGCGAGCATCACGAAACCACTTATCTCCTCTCTGAAACACTAAACCCCAACAACACAAACACCCTAAATGAAGAATCGTCGATCTCTTACTCTCCTCTCCGTTCTTAATGAAGAACTATAAGATCTTTCTTTCTTCTTTGTTCAAATTGGAGGCAGAGGTGGCCACTGTCTCCGGTGACATGGTTATAGATGGTAAAGGGGTTGAAGACCATTTTAGATCCGTTCAAATCGGAACCAAGTGCAAACCTTTTAGATATGATAAAATATGAATGCTAGGCTCTTCTATCTTTTCAGCTTGTTTTATCAATTCCTAGAAACCAAACTCACAAAGATGAAGCCAGTGGTTTCTAGAGGTCTGATTCTACATGTTTGGGGGATTTCAGCATTAACCTCATCATTGACTTTGATTTCAGAAATTTTTTGTGTGTGGATCTCAGCATCGATTTTGATTTGTGGTCTGAATCTATTAACTAAATTAGCAATCATTATATGTATAAATTTACGAGAGAATAGTGGTTTCTCATGAAGCTACCATACCACCTTATCTACTAGAGCTCTAGATATGAATATGAGAGGGTTTCAAATGAAATGAAATATAAGCTACTAGATTGTGACGTAGAGGTGATGGGTGGTGTCGTTGGAATAATTAGGAGGTGGTAGTGACGGAATAAGAGAATGATACAGAGGGTATACACAGTGGTGaggataattgttttattttttttattttttaaactaataaaaaaaataaaaatgaaaaaaaaattgttaaggATAAACTGGTGATTTCATGTCAATAGGGATTAAGCGTGCAAGAAAAAACAAACTCAGAGATggtccaaattaatttttgaaaataaggactaaatgtgtgtTTTGACACATGCACAATGGAAGAATGATGTAATGTaccttaattatttatttttgaacgAGAAATCAACTCAACTCCTATAAACTACTCTTAAATTCTCCTATGTCCCTAACGAGACTTGATCCCTCGATTTCAAGGAATAAGGACAACACCTGATACCGCTGGATAAGAAGCCTTTTGGTAATTTACCCTAAGTATTTAATAGAAAACTTGTATAAACTAACAAGCAAATGGATTTACCTCTAGTTTCTGAGTTTTAGCAAAGAAACGAAAATGGAAAggaaaataagaaaagaaaagaagagaaataaaaaaaaattgtattttctaTTCTCAAATTGAAAAAAGATtgaaaaaaagattaaacattttGTTTATTTCTTTTTAAATCACTCTAAATTATTAAGGAAGTTAGAAAAGAAAATGATTTCTCCTTCCTTTTCTTTACGCTTCCTTCTTTAATAAAACTCATAATACgcatttcttttataaaactcATAATTCCTATATTTTTTAAGCTTTCTTCTTTAATAAAACTCAGAATatctatttcttttattttctacTTACTTCCATACATTTCCGCCTCGTtcccgagtttaacaaaagaaagGAAGAGAGAAAAAAGAAACTCATGAGAAAAAAGAATAGAAAAGAAAGGAAcacaaaattttattttgtgttcccgagttggagagaagtgggaaagaaaatgaataattttgttctttctttcaaAATCTTTCCAAAttggaaggaaagttaggaggaaAAATGATCCTCCCATTTTCCTTCACTTCTTTCCACTTCCCTTCTTTAATTAAAGGGAGTTGATCCGTACACAATAATTTTTCGCCGTACAGAACAATTggtgctttaaaatgttgtattgtacaactatataatgcaTGAATTGCTGTGTATGGCAAAAAAACTGTTGTGTTCGAATCATTTCCCTTAATGAAACTCGAAAAcacaaatttcttttattttcttttcatttcTAACCATTTCATTTCCTTTCTCTGGTTAAGTTGAACTCTGAAGAgacttttctttcttttctatttcttttaCTTTCTACTTGCTTCAATACATTTCCTTTCTTTTTGTCGTTAACTCTGAAAAATGATATTAACGAATATACGAGTTTACCCTCTTATCGACTCACTCATATTCTTTATCCAACAAAATTCATAACCCTACAGATGCTGTAACTCCAGAAAAACAGTGGTTGAACAAATTGAACACTGAAGTCGGCAATGGGCAATAATTACAGGTTAGCGACGCAATTCTGCTTTACATACCTTGTTAAAAACGCCATATGATGCCCGATTTCctagtaattttatatatttttcatgGGTTTTCGTCATGTATCCTCATTTCAGTACTTCCTATAAGTGTAGACAATTAACAGGAAATTATTTCAGTTTTGTAATTTGTTATCTTTTTGGGTATTCATTCGCAtaaattaagttttttttaattgtaatgTAGCTATTTGTAGATCTATCTTGAATAACTTCTCATTTTCTGCCTCTATGTGCGGTCTAAATGTTCTTTTGctactttttagttttttttatagtAAAATTAACAAGATGAAATGATGATAATTGATACATCGACCATTTTACTTGATATATGAATGAATTATAGTTTTGCAAGTCAAAAAACCTTTACACACAAATGCAAAGGGGGTGTTCCAACGTGCGCtgtgaagaaaaaaaaacttactttTTCACAAAATTCAGTAATGAGTTCTTTTTCTTATTTACCTATAAGATCAATCTTCCATTTGTAGGCTTTAGCAATGATCAATTCTTGCTTCATTAGTTTCCGCAATATCCACCATAAAACACCATCAATTCACCTTCCAAAACGAAAGAACTTTCAAGTTGACCTTCTAAacccgttgactttgactttgactagtcAACTCTCCCCAGCCCAATGTTCAGAAGAATGGTTTGTCCTCCGAAGGGACAAATTAACCACAAGCACCTTCAGCACTGCCCTTGTTTTCTGGAAAGGCAATAGAAGGTATGAGCTATGGCATGAAAAAGTCTTCCCTATAGACTCGAAGGCTACAATCACACGCGCCATGGAATGGGGTGTATACAATGAGCCAGCAGCAATTGAGAAATATAAAAGCATAACAGGTCGTGAAGTAACTTCATTGGGATTTGCAACGCATTCGGATGATAATTACAATTGGATTTGGGCATCCCCAGATGGGCTTCTTGGGGTTCCCCCTAATTTAGGGATTCTTGAAGTCAAATGTCCGTTTAACAAAGGGAAACGGTAACTAGCTTTAACTTGGACGAAAATGCCCTTTTATTATATGCCTCAAATTCAAGGTCAAATGGAAGTTATAGATAGAGATTGGGTCGATTTGTATTGTTGGACACCAAATGGGAGTACGATATTTCGTGTTTGTAGGAGTCAAGAATATTGGATTTTGATTCGTGGGATTTTACTGGAATTTTGGTGGGATCATGTGGTCCCCGCTAGAGAAGTTTTGGCTATGGGAAATAAGGAGGAAGTTAAGAAATTTAAACCAATGTCGATACATAAAGAAACGGGATTTGTGATCCATAGGAGCATAGACTTGGCAAATGAATCGAAGCTTTTATGTCGAGAAATTGCAGGACATGTTGAGTTTTTCAGATAATGTTAACCAATGTATTTTGATTGATTGGTTTATTATAGTGTTCTACTTTTTTTTTCTGTTAGTACTTTAAAAAATATGACCAATTAATAGTAATGTCATGAATTGCGAAGCATTTGATAGATTTTTCAAATAATGTTgtaataagaaaagaaaatttgaaaGTACAATGGTGTAATGGTTAGATTCTTTAAAGTACAACAGTCTTACTAAAAACAATGTTGttaggctggagggagtggtgccacCGAAACCGCACTCCCTCCCCCGCCACATCAGCGCCATGTCACTTTTTACCACTCAAGTGTGGTTTCTTGCCACACCAAGGGTGTGGTGCCAcacttttcatttcttttattttttgttttttttaagtattttaatttaataaaaacttctttttttttaactaatttaatttaatataccttctattttaataaaaaaaaaacataattcttcattacttgaaaaaaaaaaatagtacattgcgttaccaaaaaaaaaaaaacaaaaaaaaaccacaCACATGACATTTAAATAACCCTAGaaacttaaaaaacataaataaaataactaaaggAAACTACATAAAGTCGTTCTCCGAGAACTCGTCTTCGGGGTCATCCGGTGGATCCAAATTAAGGTTAATGTTTTGAACCCCGTAAATGTGTTCCACCAAGTCATTGCGAAGATTGTGAAATGTTTCAGTGCAACGTATCTCTGCTCTCCTGTTTATATACTCTTCGCCACCAATTTCTATTGGTTGTGTCTCTGGTATGATTTCTTCCTCATCAAACGCACATATCGCTCTTCCTTCGTCTTCAATAATCATGTTATGCAATataatacatgtatacatgatttcTTGAAGTTTTTCCTCGCCCAAATAAGCTGCTGGTTTTTTCAATATGAACCACCGTTTCTTCAGAGCTCCAAAAGCACGCTCAACATCCTTCCTAGCTCTTTCTTGAGCTCTCTTGAATTTCTTTCGTCTAGAACCATGCGGAGCTGAAAACGATTTAACAAACACAGCATACTCATGATAGATTCCATCGACCAGATAATAACCATACTTATATGGCGTTCCATGCACTTGAAAAGAAGAATCTGGTGCGGATCCATCGTATATGTTGTTAAATTTTGGTGAACGGTTAAGAACGTTGATGTCGTTAATCGAACCAGGAGAACCAAAAAAAGCATGCCAAATCCACATATCTTGTGATGCAACTGCTTCAAGTATTACCGTTGGGTGACCATGATCACCTCGGGTAAATTGCCCATGATATGCTGTAGGGCAATTTTCCCATGCCCAATGGAGACAATCTAAGCTTCCTAGCATTCCAGGAAATCCATGCACACTAGCATGATGAGCTTGCAATGCAAGATGTCATTACGTGTAGGCTTACGTAAATATTTTGGACCATAAAACTGAATGACAGTTTTGCAGAAAAAATGGAGACTGTCTCGTGCTATCCTAGCAGACATCCTAAAACTTTCGTCTAACGCATCAGGCGGAATGCCATATGCTAACTGACGAAGTGCGGCCGTGCATTTTTGTAACGGAGTGAAACCGGGTGTACCTCTAGCATCGTAGCGTTGTTGGAAAAAATTGCATTCCCTCGTTACATCTTCAACTATACGTTCGAATAAACCTTTGAGCATTCTGAAGCGCCTACGAAAATAATACCCTTGGTAAGTGGCATTCTCTGCAAAATAGTCTTGTACCAAACGTTGGTTGGCTTCTTCACGATTTCTGTAAATGTATCTTCGTGTTCTCTGTTGAGAACTTGCAACTGCGTTGTTACATACAACGTTGTATGTTTGTTCCGCCATTTGAACACACGCAATAGCGGTATCAAAAATAATTTGAAATTCTTCACAAGATGaagaaaatgacatttttgggagagtagtgatttaaaaaaaattatttttttttagagATAGAGAAGATTATGTTGTGAATAAAAAAGTTAAGTTGATATGTGTATATATAGGaaagaaaaagcaaaaaaaaaaaagaaaaaaaaaaacgaatctTCAATTTCAACGGTCAAAAAAGTGACCAGCCAATCAGAAAACGCGGTCTTGAGGGGCCGCACCGCGGTTTAGACCGCAGCAAACCGCACCCTAGGGGCGGTGTTCCATGCTGAGTTGACAGGCAAGCGCGGTCTCAGACCGCACCACACCGAGAAGCCTTATTGCTTCCGTTTAGTGGTTATACCATAATTTGAATTTTTAACTCTTTTCCATCATATTTGGTTAATCAGTCACAtaacttttatctttttttaatcaaaatctaCTTTTAATAATGTGGACATTCTTTTAATTTGTACATCATTCTTTCTAAGCCAAACATTTTATAAACATCCTCAATATAAAGCACCATACCTACAATTGGTAATCCATCTTTCCATACTAGCAATCTATTTTCCGTTTTTCCAGCTTCTTGCGCACGTATTTCTATGATAGCATTGTACTACTATTCATTATCGGTTGGTTATACACGTGTTTAATGTTTCAATAATATTGTGCATTCTTAGATTGCATAATCCAGTTCTTTGTTCCCTTGCATGCTTGAACAACTTGTACATCATGTCTACATACTCTTACCTATTCTTATGAGTTATGACATTAGGTACAAGTATTCCAAGCACCAATGCATTTATAACATAAAATTAACCTTATTAATCTTTTACAATCATATCACTATGAGTGGACAGAGTCGGCTGTGTTTTTCCGGTGGGTTCATAGCTGGTTTACGGATCCAAGGAGAAACGGTACCACCAAAGAGAGACTTTAAACCGCTGGTTTGGTTTTCCAGTCAAAAAGTCAATGCCTAATGAAATACATATGATATGGTGCTTGCAATTCGTCTGAATTTATACATCAAGGGTGATGGAAAAGAGGAAAAAACAAATGAAGGATtttattgtatttattttgaGATTAGTATCActcttaaaaaaattaaaaaagattATTGTCAAATACCAATTCATCTAAAAAACAAATCTAGTTTAAGTTATAGAAAAAAAATGTCACACAAGCTAAAAAAGCCCTACGAAATGGTATTATAGATCAAATTTGTTAAATTAGAACTGTTATCATGAGAACAAATGAACAATCcattataataaatgaagatctattttgttatatgtcaatctcttatgagtttggatacttgtcattttatgatatttttaaaataaataatattcacatATCAATTTCTGACTTTTTTcaagttttaaaattaaaaagcctACATAAtacttatacttatatatataaattattaaatGTAATACACGGATATTACACATATTTCTTAATAAaaaaggaaaaatgaaaaaagaaaaaggcAAATTATACCGTCTTTAACAAGTCTACTAATATTAATACTTTTTCTCATAAAAAAAAAGTTACCCatattaaacaaaaaaataaaagaaaaaaaaaacttattattaTGGTCATATCAATTTCTTTTGCTAATTTGGAttattttaacataaaaaaaatattaattcatTATGATAACCTGCTAAATATGACGGCTTTATTAGTAAAagatataataattaaaataaaaacaacaaaatataATAATGACTTTTATATAATTAGcacttttatttatatataaaccaatcagaaaatcagaaaataatcAATAAAAAGTGACCTTACCGTAATTtacatttaaatttcaaacctatACAAACCAATTTGAAAATTACATACGTATGGAATTGAACTCCACTCCAATCCTTGCAAACCAAACACATGGTCAAATCAGATTCAAAACCTTTACAATATTTTCATATtccaaattttttgttttattttattcctTCCAAAAACATAGTCTTTTAGTTATTATCATTTAGTTTTCTAATTTATTATTATCATTTAGTTTTCTAATTTATTTGTTTTCCCTTATGCATCATCCACATGGATGCCCGAAGAACTTTATCGCTAAAAATATGCCATAGTATTTGGAGGCCTGCCATGTATTTAGATCTTAAACTTTGACCCGACGTTGACCTAATAAGTTTGACCAAATAACAGGTCAAAATTTATCAATCCATAATAACCAAGAATTGAATGACTGTAGTTTCTTTTTTACGATTTTTAACCACAGATTCAAATTCTTATCCTAAAATAATTGCATCAAATCATACAATTTTGTCAGATAAGAAAGAAGAGGTAAAAAAGAAACTGAAAAATGGAAGTTTTCAGCTCAAAGGGAACCTCATGGGCTGATCAATGGGATTCAGTGCAAGATCCTCCACGTaacaacaagaacaagaaattAAAAGAAAAGTTTGTGAAGGGTAAAGGGGCGATGAAGTCAATTCTCACCCTTGCATGGATGAAGAGATCTGAAAAGAAATCTGACAAATAATCAATAATGTTCTAGTTCTTGTTTAATTGGTTTCTATGTGATTGTATTAACCGTAaattgtattatttgatttgattcATTTATGCGAGATAATTTATCTTGGGTGATCTTGTTTTTTTCGAAAGAGATCTTGGGTGATCTTATATGATCTCCAACAAAATTAATGTAATTTCATAGAATTTTTCGAAAAATTCGATTTATTATAATTGTTCCATTCAAATTTTATACAGTATTAACACTACGGATTTTTTGAAAATctataataaacaaagttataagAATTAAAAAATTGAAATTACAAACATGACTTACTAATTTGCATGTACTTGGGAAGATGAATTAATAAgtgtaataaaaaattattaatttgattaaaaaTTGACAAGTTTCAAGTTCTTAAATGTGTAAGAAGAGAGAAACTTTAATAAAATTGATAATATTTTATTCCACATGTCAATATCAATTGATAATATTTTATCTCATATGTTAACATTTGATATTATAGGAAGATGAataaatcaaatttaaaattcaaataaatttttgtttaaaccttcatgtttaatttttttgttttatccaacccgtataacatacgggtgTCACAACtagtgaaaaataaaataaatgacaaatggaaaataaatatatctcaaaattataacaaaataacaTGTGGCCAattaaatgagagaatgacatttggcaaaattatttttatttattaaggtAGATGTCAACATTTGATATAGTAGGAAGatgaatagaaataaaatatagaAGAATATTTATTTTTTCGTAAGAAATATGATAGAAATAAAAAGTaggaaaatatttaatatttttatcaaCCCAATTATTCATATGTATTTCTAATCAAACTATATATCTTAAATTAGGTGTGATACCCGTGTActacacgggttgattaaaaaagttaaatataaggtGTAGAcattaagtattttctaaagtaaaatttgaaataaatataaatgaaatgatgaGTAAGTAAttcaatctatactaataaaaagtTATTATCATGATTTAAATAATCATGTTGAATATGAATATGTAAAAATTAAGTATTTTTTGAAGTAAaactttcgaaataaaaacaataaattgaataaaccacaaggaccatttatgtaatttgtcttaattaatctatactaataaaactaattaatataaattcataaatggaattcattaatatattaatagaaataAGAATTCACAAATGGAAGGTATCAGAGCCTAGTGGCTCACGGAGAGATTGAAGAAGACCCCGTGGTAGGACAAGAGGCAGTCTCTGACCATGAGGGTAAGGAGTATACAGATATGGACTATGCGTTTGACGAGACTAATGGTGACAAGGAGGACGATAAGGACGTGGTGGAAGTTCTGGACGAGCCCCTACCGCAGGAGTGCAGCAAGACCTCCCTATACCATCGAGGGACTCCGCTAGTGAAACTCGCTCTTCGGAAGAGGAAATTGCTGCTCTTCGACAACAGTTGCTGACAATGGAGACGCGAGCTGTGCAAGCGGAATGGGAAAGAGATGAGGTCATTAGAGAAATGACCGAGATGGCTACTTTAGTAGCGCGGCATTTTGGGATATGATATCACTGTAAGATGTATCCCGTCACGATTAGGATTCCCCCTCACTTACTAGTATTGTCATGTTTCCTTTGTATGTATGCTACTTTATGTACTATCGACCTTATGTTTAAGTGATCACACTACTCATAGGGTCGTCATGCTGCTGGATTTTATATTTCTCCATCTACCGTATGTCTTctggcaaattttcatgtatcaaaacaATTAGTATTAATGAATATGCTTTATGTTTTTATCTGCTATGTGTTTTAATTCCTTGTTTTATGTTAATGCATGGAATTACTTAAATACACACTCGATACGCCGATTCTATGGAATTCTAAACTCGCAAAACAATATGCACTCAACATGTTTTCATTttgtgacagaaagatgcctcaaagaCCCAACCATGGAAACAACACAACACCAACCACGCCTGAAATAAACTCAGTTGCATTCCAGGAAGCAGTGTCTGTTGCGGTCACTACAGCACTTGCGCAGATTCGCAACGGAAACAACGGAGAAGGCAACGGACAAGGAGTCGGGAGCACGAATCAAGGAACAAACCACAGACCCACACGAACTTGCACCTACAAGAatttcaccaacgccaaacctcGAACCTTTAATGGAACAGGAGGCGTAATAGCCCTGAAGTGATAGATTGAGAAAGTAGAATCAGTTTTTGAAATCTGTGGGTGTCCAGATGGgtgcaaggtcaagttcgcagcctgCACATTTATTGATCAAGCTCTCTCCGGGTGGAATGGCCACATAGAGGCCATGACACTCCCAGTGGCGAGCGCAATGCCCTGGGAAGAGATTAAAGAAATGATATTGGCAGAATACTGTTCCAGAGgtgaaattcagaagatggaacaaGAGTTATGGAACCTCATGGTTCAAAACTCCGATATCGACGCATACATATCCAGGTTTAGTGAACTATCCCTCTTGTGTCCCGGAATGATCACCTCataagggaaaaagattgagaggtttatcTGGGGATTGACTGCACCTATCAAAGGAAATTTCATTGCGGCAAACCCTGAGAcatttgtgttggattagtgtctaagtctgtaactacatttggtaagtacttgacccggttatgcatggtctttttgggttgccttcatcatagaaacttaacagggtaatttatggagagagagagagagagagagaagatattaaggtttattaatatattataagaataatatattaaaggagaaatcatattatttgattaatattaatcatagattaattaggaattaatttggtgactaaaagagattaattgaataaaggggacttaaactgtcaaatgtgtgataattGTATTTTTGGGCTGGGATACCTAATGGATAAAGGGATGAACGAAAtaatgatgggagcccatcatattttcgtccatggccttattccagaaggttccatagGCTG
This window encodes:
- the LOC111908401 gene encoding uncharacterized protein LOC111908401; translated protein: MSFSSSCEEFQIIFDTAIACVQMAEQTYNVVCNNAVASSQQRTRRYIYRNREEANQRLVQDYFAENATYQGYYFRRRFRMLKGLFERIVEDVTRECNFFQQRYDARGTPGFTPLQKCTAALRQLAYGIPPDALDESFRMSARIARDSLHFFCKTVIQFYGPKYLRKPTPYHGQFTRGDHGHPTVILEAVASQDMWIWHAFFGSPGSINDINVLNRSPKFNNIYDGSAPDSSFQVHGTPYKYGYYLVDGIYHEYAVFVKSFSAPHGSRRKKFKRAQERARKDVERAFGALKKRWFILKKPAAYLGEEKLQEIMYTCIILHNMIIEDEGRAICAFDEEEIIPETQPIEIGGEEYINRRAEIRCTETFHNLRNDLVEHIYGVQNINLNLDPPDDPEDEFSENDFM